TTTGAAAAGCCACGCTACTTCAAGCAGGAGGCCGACGAGATCAATTTCGGCGCGCTCGTCACGCTCTTTGGCTGCGATTGGGATGGCGACAAGGACACTGATGTCATCGCGGGGAACACCGCCGGTTACATCGCCTTCATCGAAAACCTCAGCGGCCCCGGTGTCGCCGAGCCGAAGTGGGCCGCACCCGCGAAGCTCAAAGCCGGTGGCAAGACGCTGCGCATCATGGCAGGCAAAAACGGCAGCATTCAAGGACCTGCCGAGGCCAAGTGGGGCTACACCACACAAACCGTCGCTGATTGGGATCACGATGGAGATCTCGACATCGTGGCGAACAGCATCCTCGGCAAAGTGGTGTGGTTTGAAAACACCGGCAACAAAACGAAGCCCGAACTCGCCGCTGAAAAACCCGTGGAAGTCGAATGGAACGGCGAACAACCCAAGCTCGCGTGGGGCTGGCTGCGTCCCGAAGGCAAAGGCCTGCTCACCCAATGGCGCACCACGCCTGTCGCGATTGATTGGAACAAGGACGGCCTCACCGACCTCGTCATGCTCGACCACGAAGGCTTTCTGAGCTTTTTCCAGCGCACCAAAACCGGCCTCCAGCCGCCGCAGCGCATCTTTGCCGACAAAGACGGTAAACTTCTCCAACTCAACGCCAGCACCGCCGGCAAGAGCGGCCGCCGCAAACTCTGCCTCATGGATTGGGATGGCGACGGCAAGCTTGACATCCTCCTCAACAGCCAGAACGCCCAGTACCTGCGCCAGTCCGGCGAAAAAGACGGCATCATCCTCTTCACCGACAGCGGCAACGTCAGCGACCGCAACATCGAAGGCCACGACACCAGTCCTACGCCAGTGGATTGGGATGCGAATGAATTGCCCGATCTACTCATCGGTGCCGAGGATGGCCGCCTGTATTTCCTGAAGAATCCGCAGGCGAAGTAGCCCAGTTGCTGTGCAACTGGAGCCACAAGCCTGTTGCACAGCAACAGGACTACTTTAGTGGCACATGATGACCACCCTTGAAATCCTCGTCCTTAGCGCCGCAGGCTGCACCGCTGGCGCGATCAATGCCATCGCGGGTGGCGGGACGCTGGTGACGTTTCCGGTGCTGCTGATGTTTGGCACGCCACCGGTGCTGGCGAATGCAACGAGCACCGTGGGGCTCGTGATCGGCACGGCGGGGAGCATCGTGAGCTTTCGTGGTCATTTGAAGGCGATCCGTCACTGGCTGGCGTGGTTCATCCCGGTGGGTGTGCTCGGCGCAGGCATCGGGAGCTGGCTGCTGACGCAGACGAGCGATGACCAGTTCTCGAAACTGGTGCCGTTCCTCGTGCTGTTCGCCACGGTGCTGTTTTTTCTTCAGGGATTCCTGCGCAAGCCGCACGCAACATCACGGCGGAATACGCTCTGGTTCTCGCTGGCTCTGCAACTGCCGGTGGCGATCTACGGCGCATTTTTCGGCGCGGGCATCGGCATTCTGATGCTGGCGTCGTTTGGATTCATGGGCATGACGAACATTCATGAGATGAACGCGCTCAAGAACCTGCTCGGCTCGCTCATCAATGTCGTGGCAGCCGTGTGGTTCATCGCCGCAGGCATGGTGAACTGGCCGCAGGCGCTGGCACTGACTGGCGGAGCACTGGTCGGCTACTATTTCGGCGCCCACTACTCGCAGCGCATCGAGCCGAGGCGTGTGCGGCATTTGATCACAGCGATTGGGCTGGTCATCTCCATCGTGATGTTCTGGCGGCAGTTTGCATGACAAAGGGACGGATCACGGCTATCTGCCGCCACATGCGTTTCCTCCTCGCTTCCATCTTGCTCAGTTGCGGTCTTGCCAGTTGTTCGCTGATCACCGTGCCGCTGGGAGCGGCTGGCACGGTGGCGGGTGCCACGGTCAAAGCCACGGGCGGAGTCGCCAAAGCGGGCGTGCAGGCGATGGGCAGCCATCGTCAGCCTGCACCACAGCCCCAGCAGCCGTATTATCCACCCCAAGGTTACCCTCAGCACCCTTACCCAGCGCAGTATTATCCACCTCAGCAGGGTTATACGCAGCAGCCATACGCTCCTGTTTATCCCCAACAGCCGCAGGCTTACCCGTATCCGCCTCAGCAGCCGCAGGGCCAGTGGTATCAAGGACGCTGGTATCCCTACCCACCGCAGCCGGTGAGATGAGCCATCGGTTCGGATGACAAATTCTCCACACGGTCTAAAATTTCATCCATGAAAACTAGCCTTGTTCTGCTTCTCGCATCCTTTGCAGCCACAGGCTGCTCCCTCATCACCGTGCCGGTGAAAACAGCCGGCAGCATCGTGACGACGACCGTCAAAACGACCGGTGACATCGTGACGGCACCGTTTGATGCGGTGGGCAGGAGCAGGGAGGCATCCGAACCTGATGCAAAAAAAGAGGAGGAATTGCAAAAGCCTCCGACCTCCTATCTCGAGGTGCGACCTGCGGAGCCTGTGCAGCGGTGAATCCTGCGGTGCCTGGCGGCGTCATTGATGCCACCGGGCCGCCGCCTCAAAGCTCTGGCAATTGGAACTGAGGCACAGGTTTGTCTTTCGGGCTGAGATACGCCACCTCGAGATACACATCCCACCACGCAGAGACCACAGCACCCGGGGCGGCCCGCATGCTGGCGCGCAGAAGTCGGAGGTGGGTGGTGATGCCAGGATCCGTGAACTGGATATTCTTCCGCGTATCAGGGAGTGGGACGACGTCTGGCGAACTCAAATCGGTGCCAGGAGGAAAGCCGCCTTCAATCCGGTGGAAAATGGCACCCGTGTTAGGATCGACGAAGTCGAGCAGGTAGTTCGGGCCGCCGTTCGGCAGAGTTGGCTTGTACGCGTGCCAGCGCAGGACGAAGCCTTTGGCGGTGTTGGCTGTTTGGAAGGTCAGCGGTTCGCCGTCCGCGATTCTCCTGCCGTCTTTGGCTGATTTCTGCAACTGCACGCGCATGACGGCGTGGTCGGGCAGCACGATGTCCTTCTCGCAGGTGAACAGCGCGCCCTCCGGCGCTGGCGGACGCGGCACTCCCGGTTCGCGCAGAATCCGCAATGCCATGGTGTACGTCCAGCCGTCGCGGTGCTTTATGTGGCCGATCTCCGGGACAGCGCCGTCGGGCAGCGACAACCGAGGCCTTTGCATCAGTTCCTGTTCGATTTGCCGGGTGGCTACACTCACTTCCGCCGGTGTGAAATCATCCGGCAGCGTCCAGTTCAGCACACGCGTGTCATGCAGGCCGATCCAGTGCTTGCGCAGCCAGAAGGGATCATCAGCGGCAGGCACTTTGCCATCGGGAGCGCGTGTCACATCCTGCCAGAGCTCGATGCCGAGGCCATGGTTCGAGTCGCGCTCAAAGAAGACGCAGATGTCGCGGCTGCCAGGCGGGTTTTCGACGCGTAGCATGTTGAAGTCGATCGCCATCGGGATCTGCGGCGCTGTGGACGCCGCGGGTTGCGGCAGCGCCTGGATCAGCGTGTCTGCGGCGGTTCCTGCCTGAGACAGAGCTTGTCCGGGCAGGATGGTGATGCCTGGGGGCAGTTTCATCGTGCGCACACGTAGAATCATCTCCTTCGGATGCTCCGGGTGGATGGTGGCACTGCCATGGGTGCGGAAGAGGGTGATTTCACGCATGGAACCCGGGGGAAGGAAGGTTTGCGCGGGTGTTTCGAGCGGCCACCAGTTCAGCAGCTCATCATGCTCGATGTGGTGGCTAAAGTGCGCCTCCACGTCGCGGTTTGGCACGGTGCGGGTGCCGTCCGGTTTGGATGCGTTGACGGCCCAGAACCAGAGCTGGTCGGCCGCTGCATTATCATCATCACGTTTGGCCGTCCAGAACACCTCGCCGTTGTAGGCGGCGTTTTTTCCTGCGCCGATGATGGCGGAAAGCTCCGGCACCAGCACGCGGCTGTCGTCGCCCTGACGCATGAAGACCTCCAGCACGGCGAGCTGGTCCTCAGGCACGCGGACGTTCAGAAAATTGGATGCCTGATGCACCAGGCCGCCTGGGTATTCGCGATGGCTGCCGTTCGAACTCAATTCCACCTGACTGGACATGCTCGCAGCGGACCGAGGTGCAACCGCGCGATAGCTGAGCATGTAAACAGCGGCGGCAGTGACGAACAGGAGACCGCCGACCAGAAGGATGAGCAAAACCACCATGCAGCCCGTGTTCCCTTTCTTGCGAGCCGAGAGAATGAGCAATATCAGACCCCCGACGATGATCGCCACAACGGCCAGCGCGATGAAGGGGAAAAGCGTCACATGCTCATTCCTGACGGCGGCTGGCTGTGTCTGCTCATGGGGCGTCTGCTGAATCACCGGCACTTCCAACAGCAACGGCCTGCCGTTCAGACGGCACAGCTCCACGCGCGCGCCCTGCTCGGTTTTAGCGGAGTTGAGGGCGGTGTCGAGCAGTTCATCACGCAGCAGCAGATAGTCGCCTGTGATTTCGCTCGTCGCCGTTGCGCCGCCGATGGCGCGGACGATGCGCACACGGTCAGCGCCGACCTTGGAGAGTTCGATTCGCGCTTTGACCGCATGCAGTTTCGTTTTGGCATCGCGTTGGAGTGACGTGCGTTGATTTCCCTCGTCGTCGCCCAGATGCACCATGCCCGGCTGGCTGGCGCTGACGAACCAGACGGCCTCCGTGTGCGATTCGTTCCAAGAGCGCTGTCCGTAGAGGCTCACCCAGCGCGGATGGGCCGAGGTCATGACCTCGGAGACCTTGAGGGAAGCTCGCTGCTCCGTGCTGCCCGTGTCTTCCAGGTCAAAGATGGTGCCAGCGTAGGTTTTTCCAGCGATGACGGGCAGCTCGCCAATCGGGCGCAAGTTCTTCGAGGCCTGCTGGGCGAGCTCGGGTGTGGGCAGCACAAAATTCAGCCGCCACGCGTGCAGCCCGGGCGGGAAAGCGCGCCACGGCTGGTTGCCTGCGGGAGCGCCTGGCATCACGAGCGAGCTTTGTCCCGTGTTGCGGTCCGCATCGACCAGCTTGCGCCGCTTGTCAGCCGGCGGGTAATGGCCTGTGAGTTCGGTCCGCACTTCAGCGATGCCGCCTTCCACCTGAACGTGCAGATCCACCGTCACTACGTTCCCCTCCACGCCGACCAGTTGCGCCGCCGCGCTCTTCACCATGATCTGCCCGCCACCGAAATGGCCAACCAGACGATAGCTCCAGACCGCCAGCATCACCGCTGCTCCCCCGACAGCCAGGAGTCCAAGAATCACGATGGCTGCGCCACGCCGCCGAGGCTGCGCAGAGCCATCGCCGTCACGGGCACGGTGAAAGAGCGCCACCACTCCAGCCATCAGCAGCGCACCGGCGATCAGATAGAAGAGGGCTATGCGCTGCTGCTCCGTGCGTTCTTTGGCGAGCGCGGCGTGATTCAGCGCCAAATCCGCCTGCATCGCCCGCAGTTGAAGACGCTGCGAGTCTTTCGTCAGTGTCGCAGCTTCAAGACGAATCCGTTCCTGCTGCTCCGGCTCAGTGGCGGCTTGTTGCTTGGTACGAACGGTGTTCAATTCCGCCTGTTTGTCTGCTGCCATCCTCCTCGCTTCGATGGCCTGCTGCCCGGCACGCTGGCGGGCGACAAGGTGCTTTCTCGCCGTCACCGTGAGGCCAAAATCATCCACGATCTCGTTCAACACCGGCGCGCCCAGCAGCAGGGCGGTGCCGAGGCTGAGTCCAGCCACACCCGCCCACCGCCACGGGCGGCGCAGGGCACCCTGCGGCTCAACCGGGCTGCTCCGGCGACGGAACAGCCGGCCGATGATGAAAGGCAACGCGAAAATCAGCAGCAGCAGGCCGAGGGCAAACACGAGCACGTCTCCGCCCCCGCCGCTGGTGCTCCCGCCGATCAGAGGCATTGCCAACACCAGTACAATTGTGATGCCGATGACCACCGGGAGCAGATACAAGGCGTAAATCAACTTGGAACCAGAGGGCACGCCGAGTCGTTCGGCGGGCGTGTTCCCCGGCGCACGGCCCGTGGCGGCGGTGACGGCATCGCGGATCGCGGTGAACCACTCGGCGACGCGCGCGTTCCAGATGGAGGGGAAGTCGAAGATGCCTTCCATCGGCGACAGCAGGACTTGTTTGCACTGAGCGTCCTCCTCGTAAGTCACGCTGAGGAGGTCGAGGCCCACCGGATTCATCGTGCGCGGATACCGGCCGATGCTCAGGTCACGGATGGCGGTGAGCGGGATGACGGTGGTCGTCCCGGCGCGCGAGTGCGTGAGCTGGTGGTCGTCGAGGATGAGCTGCCCGCGCGTGCGGTGGCACGAGAACTGTCCGCTTGCGGTGGCGATCTTCTCCGGGGTGACGAGGGTGCTGGTGCCGATTTTGAGGAAGCGCGACGGGGTTCCAACGTGAGCCTCCTCACGTCGGCTGTTGCCGGAAGTTCCAATCGCCGCCTCCACCTGTGTGCGAAACTCCGCCGCTGTCGCAAAACGCATCTCCGGCTTCGTTTCCAGCGCGCGCAGCACGATCTCATCGAGCCGCACGTCGATCTGCACACGCTTCGACGGCGGTTCGAGATTCGTCTGCGGCAGTTCGCCAGTCAGCAGTTCATACAGCACCACGCCGAGTGAATATATGTCCACGCGATGATCCGCGTGGCGCGGATCGCTCTGCTGCTCCGGCGCGGCATACGTCGGTGTGCCGAGAGCCGTAGTCCGCGAGTCTTCTCGCGGCTCTTCGTCCCCTGATCCGCGAGAGGACTCGCGGGCTACGATCTTCGCGATGCCAAAGTCCGCGATCTTCACGCGTCCCTCCTTGTCCATCAGCAGATTCTCCGGCTTGATGTCACGATGCACGATGCCGTGCTCGTGCGCGTATTGCAGCGCCTCGCAGACTGGCGGCACGATGGCCAGCGCCTGCTCCGGCGTGAAACGTCCCGCCGTCATCGCCTGGCGCAGATTCACACCGTCGATGAATTCCATCAGCAGGAAATAGAAGCCGCCTGCCTGGCCGAAGTCGTGAATCGTGACGATGTGGGGATGATTCAGCGCCGCGAGCGCCTGCGCCTCCTTTTCAAAGCGCGCGGCGAATTTCGCATCGTCCGCACGCTCCGGCGCGAGCAGCTTCAACGCCACAAGACGGTTCAGGGACTTCTGCCGTGCTTTATAGACCACGCCCATGCCGCCACGACCAAGGCACTCCAGAATTTCGAGCTGCGGGAAGTGCGGAGCTAGTTCCTCCGGCGTTAACGGCGTTTGTGTAGCGACCGGCGCGGCATCCGGCGGCATCGTTTCGGTCGCGAAGTTCAACGCGGCGAGACAACGCGGGCACAAACCTTGCGGCGCATCACTCGGCAGCTCGCAGCCGCATTTGGGGCATGGGGTGGATTCGGAATTCATCGCTTCCACGGGTAGTTCAGGGATTTCGCAGGTCTGTTACAAGCGATTTCCCATCAATCTCCGCCCAGCACCGTCACGATGTGCCGCATTTCCGTTTCCACGTCCTCACCTTCCGCCAGCGTCGCGGCGATGTTTGCGCGAAACAGCTCGCGGAAGCGCTTTCGCAGCCGATGCACCGCCACGCGTGCAGCGCCTTCACTGGAGTTCGTTTTTGCCGCCAGTTCCGCATACGAGATGCTGCCGCGATCCAGTGTGAGGCAGTGTTTCATGGCCTGAAAATCATCCGCTTTGCCTGCGGAGGTGAACTCGGCCTCCAAAGTCGCCAACGTCTGCTCCAGCAGCGTCATGGCCCATCTTCGCTCAAACATCGCATCCGGCGCGAGTTCAGGTTCGTTGGCAAACCGGCGTTCCGCATCTTCTGCGTCGAGCGGCACATGCGTGATGTGCCCGCCGCGTTTCAGCGAGGCATTCTTGTGCCACTCGTTAATCAGGAAGCGCTTCATCGCCACGAGCAGGAAGGTGCGGAAGCGGCCGTGCTCTGGCCCTGCCGCCTGGAGCCAGTCCTTTTCCAGCAATCGCGCAAAAAACTCCTGCGTCAGATCCTGCGCGTCATGCGGCGCATGCCCGTCACGCCGCACATACGCGTAGAGCGGATACCAGTAGGCCCGGCACAGCGTTTCCATCGCCTGTTTCGATTCCGGTGCATTCTCGTGCTTCGCCGCCAGTACGATGGACCACCGCGTGGTCGCGAAAAGCGGTGCTGGCGCTGCGGAGGAGTCGTTTCGAGACATGTGGTGCTGTTTCTTCAAGGAACGCTGCCGCCTGTTACACCGGAATCACACCAACTGCCACGATCCGCGCCTGGGACGCATCGCGCTCGAACAGAGCCTTTCGCCCATCATGTCACGGAATAGTTGAGCCTTGGGCTGAAAATCATTCTTGACGTTGACTGGCAAAAAATACTAGCCTGCGTCCGTTTATCACACCAAATCAAAAAACGCGCCATGAAAACACACCTCCTCGCCAGTCTGTGCCTGATTGCTGCCACCACTCTCTCCGCCCGCGAATTCACCGACCTGCAGGGGCGCAAGCTCGATGCCGAGCTGGTGGCCGTTGCTGGAGGCCAGGCCACTTTGAAGCGTGCCAGTGATGGACGCAGCTTTACCGTCCCGGCCGCCTCCTTCTCGGCGGACGACCAGAAATTCATGAAGGACTGGGCCGATCAAAACGCCAAGTACAATTTTGAAGTGAAGTACACGAAGAAGAAAATGGGCGAGACCAAGCAGAAGCAGGGTGTCGTCACGGTGGAGGATGAGCGTTGGATTTACAAAATCGAGATCAAGAACCGGATGCCCGTGGCTGTCGGTGACCTGCGTGTGGACTACTGGTGTTTCCGCAGAGAAGACGGCGGTACGGGCAAAGGTGGCGCACGCATTGAAACCTCCGGCAGTTCCAAAGTGAGCGCCATTCCTGGCTCCTCAAGCGCCACGGTGGATACGACCGAGATCGTGCTCCACAAAGAAGAGCTCCGAGGTGATTACTACTATATCGGCGGCAACAAGAACCGGCAGGCGGATGGCATGGGCGGCCTCGTGGTGCGCATCTTTGACAAGAATGACCGCGAAGTACACAAATACGCCACCAAGGACGACCTCCTAGCCGCAGCCGTGGGCAAACCGAGTGCGAATGGCTCCAGCACGAACAACAAATAGCCGCGCTTCTTCGCGATTGATCTTTCCAGCATTATCCGCTGATTGCAGCGCCGGGTGTCACCACCCGGCGCTTTGTTTTGGATCCCGTCAAGCGTGCCCCCAAACCCCGCGGCGTGAAGAAGGCTGCGAATCGTCAACCACCACCCCCGTCCGGGCGTGCGCGGGGGGATGCGCTCGGCCTCGTGGATATGACACTGGCTGTGGCGGAGTTTCAGCGCAGGCTGGGTGAGGAAAAACTTGTTCTGGATCATGTGACGCCGCAGGCCTTCGGCTTTGCGGCTGCGTTGATGGTGCGGCATGCGGAAAAGGCGCACCCTGGCCGCCGCGTGTGGATTCTCTGCGCGGATGTGAAGACGCAGGATCATGTGCATGCCGAGCTCGGTGTGTGGCAGTGCCCGGCGTTATATTTTCCGCGTCTCGGGCATGTCGTGAATGACGCTCTGGCAGATCCCGAACTGCTGGCGGAGCGTGCGGGGGTGCTGGGGCGCATGATGGAGGGCGATTCGCCTGTGATGGTGTTGTGCGCCGACAGTCTCGACGAGCAGGTGCCTGCGCTGGCGGAGATCGAGACGCAGCGCCAGACGCTGGAGGTCGGTGCCAAGCTCGATGTGGAGGCGCTGCTACGTCAATTGGGTGAGGCTGGTTACGAACGTGTGCCTGTGGTGACCGAACGCGGTCAATTCGCCCGGCGCGGCGGCATCGTGGATTTTTTCACCTGGCAGGCGGAGGAGCCACTGCGGCTGGAGTTTTTCGATGACGAGATCGAATCCATCCGTGCCTTTGACCTGCACAATCAATCCTCCATCAAGCGTCTCGACCGTGTGGGGGTGATGGTGCAGATGAATGAGAATGCGGAGGATGCGGCGCTGGTGCGCGAGCATCTGCGGCAGGACGATTTCATCGTCACCATCGACTGCGAGGGCGATGTGACGGTGCATGCGAGCATTCTCAGCTCCGCCGCGCCAGTGGAGGGGCTGGAGGACTTCTCCACGGCGATTCACGAGAATCCGCTCGGCGTCTTCGATGCGTCTGATTTCGTTCTGCATGAAGCGAGGCGAGAGCATTTCTCCCGGCAGATTCGCGAATGGCACGAGGCGGGCTGGCGCTCGGTGATTTTCTTCCACAACGAGGCTGAGCGTGAGCGTTTCGCCGAGTTGCAAAGCGGGCTGCCGTCCTCGTTGGAGACAAAGCTGGGCCTGCTCTATCGCGGTTTCACTGTTCCAGCGGTAAAACTGGCCGTCCTGACCGGCGCGGAGATTTTTGGAAGGCATCAGCAGATCCGCCGCGTGCGTGGCTCGAAGTTGGATGAGGCCGAGGTGCTGCGCAAAGCGCGGGATGTCATGCGCGATCTGCGTGAAGGCGACACCGTGGTGCATTCGGAGCACGGTGTGGCGCGCTACGGCGGTGTCGAAGTGCGTGATTCGGGCAAGCGGGAGGAAGTGCTCGTGCTGCATTACGCGGATAGTGCGAAGCTGTTTGTGCCGGTGGCGCATGCGCACATGGTCACGCGTTACGTGGGTGTCGGCGGCAAGGCGCCGGCCTTGAGCAAGCTCAGCGAGGCACGCTGGCAGAAGACGCGCAAGAACGCGGAGAAGAGCGTGGAAGATTTCGCCGCACGCATGCTCAGCGTGGCGGCGGAGCGGCAGACGCTGAAGGCGTACTCGCATCCGCCGGACACGAAATGGCAGGTCGAGTTCGAGGAATCATTCCTCTACCGCGAAACACCGGACCAGCTCCACTGCGCGGAGGAGATCAAACGCGACATGGAGGCGGAGAAGCCGATGGACCGCCTGCTGTGCGCCGATGTCGGCTTTGGCAAGACGGAAGTGGCGATCCGTGCCGCGTTCAAAGCTGTGATGGGCGGTCGTCAGGTGGCGATCCTCGTGCCCACAACCGTGCTGGCCCGCCAGCACACGGAAAACATCCGCCAGCGCATGAGCGAGTTCCCCGTGACCGTGGAAATGCTCTGCCGTCTCACACCGGCCAACCGCGAACGCGAAATTGTGCGCGGAATCGCCGAAGGCACGGTCGATATCGTCATCGGCACGCATCGTGTGATCTCCAAAGACGTTCAGTTCAAGAACCTGGGCCTCGCGGTGATCGACGAGGAGCAGCGCTTCGGTGTGAAGCACAAGGAGCGATTCAAAGACCTGTTCCGCCTCGTCGATGTGCTCACGCTCAGCGCCACGCCGATTCCACGCACGCTGTATCTCGCTCTCATGGGCATGCGTGACATGAGCACCATCGAGACGCCGCCGCCGAACAAGCAGGCCGTGCAGACAATGATCTGTCCGTATGACGACCGTATCATTAAAGAGGCCGTCGAGAT
Above is a genomic segment from Prosthecobacter sp. containing:
- a CDS encoding sigma-70 family RNA polymerase sigma factor yields the protein MSRNDSSAAPAPLFATTRWSIVLAAKHENAPESKQAMETLCRAYWYPLYAYVRRDGHAPHDAQDLTQEFFARLLEKDWLQAAGPEHGRFRTFLLVAMKRFLINEWHKNASLKRGGHITHVPLDAEDAERRFANEPELAPDAMFERRWAMTLLEQTLATLEAEFTSAGKADDFQAMKHCLTLDRGSISYAELAAKTNSSEGAARVAVHRLRKRFRELFRANIAATLAEGEDVETEMRHIVTVLGGD
- the mfd gene encoding transcription-repair coupling factor; amino-acid sequence: MKKAANRQPPPPSGRARGDALGLVDMTLAVAEFQRRLGEEKLVLDHVTPQAFGFAAALMVRHAEKAHPGRRVWILCADVKTQDHVHAELGVWQCPALYFPRLGHVVNDALADPELLAERAGVLGRMMEGDSPVMVLCADSLDEQVPALAEIETQRQTLEVGAKLDVEALLRQLGEAGYERVPVVTERGQFARRGGIVDFFTWQAEEPLRLEFFDDEIESIRAFDLHNQSSIKRLDRVGVMVQMNENAEDAALVREHLRQDDFIVTIDCEGDVTVHASILSSAAPVEGLEDFSTAIHENPLGVFDASDFVLHEARREHFSRQIREWHEAGWRSVIFFHNEAERERFAELQSGLPSSLETKLGLLYRGFTVPAVKLAVLTGAEIFGRHQQIRRVRGSKLDEAEVLRKARDVMRDLREGDTVVHSEHGVARYGGVEVRDSGKREEVLVLHYADSAKLFVPVAHAHMVTRYVGVGGKAPALSKLSEARWQKTRKNAEKSVEDFAARMLSVAAERQTLKAYSHPPDTKWQVEFEESFLYRETPDQLHCAEEIKRDMEAEKPMDRLLCADVGFGKTEVAIRAAFKAVMGGRQVAILVPTTVLARQHTENIRQRMSEFPVTVEMLCRLTPANREREIVRGIAEGTVDIVIGTHRVISKDVQFKNLGLAVIDEEQRFGVKHKERFKDLFRLVDVLTLSATPIPRTLYLALMGMRDMSTIETPPPNKQAVQTMICPYDDRIIKEAVEIEIDRGGQVFFLHNRVMTIEKTAQRIRELCPRARVIVGHGQMHEEMLEDVMHTFVDGDADVLVCTTIIESGVDIPNANTIIIDRADRFGLADLYQLRGRVGRGGVQAHAYLLLPRDAVTAGDARKRVNAIKQYAGLGSGFKIALRDLEIRGAGNLLGTEQSGHIAAVGFDLYCQMLKQSVARMQGRRVARPVEVGLRADFLVMSEALMLQAEKTATPAFLPSSFIEDLKLRITAYRQLGEIMTRKELDELEAQWRDQFGEKLPHAVQNLLTCASMRLAAAHAGISEIEIKDRKLMLTRNGKFVMIQGKFPRLSAKEGHKQLAETLAMLRTL
- a CDS encoding serine/threonine-protein kinase translates to MNSESTPCPKCGCELPSDAPQGLCPRCLAALNFATETMPPDAAPVATQTPLTPEELAPHFPQLEILECLGRGGMGVVYKARQKSLNRLVALKLLAPERADDAKFAARFEKEAQALAALNHPHIVTIHDFGQAGGFYFLLMEFIDGVNLRQAMTAGRFTPEQALAIVPPVCEALQYAHEHGIVHRDIKPENLLMDKEGRVKIADFGIAKIVARESSRGSGDEEPREDSRTTALGTPTYAAPEQQSDPRHADHRVDIYSLGVVLYELLTGELPQTNLEPPSKRVQIDVRLDEIVLRALETKPEMRFATAAEFRTQVEAAIGTSGNSRREEAHVGTPSRFLKIGTSTLVTPEKIATASGQFSCHRTRGQLILDDHQLTHSRAGTTTVIPLTAIRDLSIGRYPRTMNPVGLDLLSVTYEEDAQCKQVLLSPMEGIFDFPSIWNARVAEWFTAIRDAVTAATGRAPGNTPAERLGVPSGSKLIYALYLLPVVIGITIVLVLAMPLIGGSTSGGGGDVLVFALGLLLLIFALPFIIGRLFRRRSSPVEPQGALRRPWRWAGVAGLSLGTALLLGAPVLNEIVDDFGLTVTARKHLVARQRAGQQAIEARRMAADKQAELNTVRTKQQAATEPEQQERIRLEAATLTKDSQRLQLRAMQADLALNHAALAKERTEQQRIALFYLIAGALLMAGVVALFHRARDGDGSAQPRRRGAAIVILGLLAVGGAAVMLAVWSYRLVGHFGGGQIMVKSAAAQLVGVEGNVVTVDLHVQVEGGIAEVRTELTGHYPPADKRRKLVDADRNTGQSSLVMPGAPAGNQPWRAFPPGLHAWRLNFVLPTPELAQQASKNLRPIGELPVIAGKTYAGTIFDLEDTGSTEQRASLKVSEVMTSAHPRWVSLYGQRSWNESHTEAVWFVSASQPGMVHLGDDEGNQRTSLQRDAKTKLHAVKARIELSKVGADRVRIVRAIGGATATSEITGDYLLLRDELLDTALNSAKTEQGARVELCRLNGRPLLLEVPVIQQTPHEQTQPAAVRNEHVTLFPFIALAVVAIIVGGLILLILSARKKGNTGCMVVLLILLVGGLLFVTAAAVYMLSYRAVAPRSAASMSSQVELSSNGSHREYPGGLVHQASNFLNVRVPEDQLAVLEVFMRQGDDSRVLVPELSAIIGAGKNAAYNGEVFWTAKRDDDNAAADQLWFWAVNASKPDGTRTVPNRDVEAHFSHHIEHDELLNWWPLETPAQTFLPPGSMREITLFRTHGSATIHPEHPKEMILRVRTMKLPPGITILPGQALSQAGTAADTLIQALPQPAASTAPQIPMAIDFNMLRVENPPGSRDICVFFERDSNHGLGIELWQDVTRAPDGKVPAADDPFWLRKHWIGLHDTRVLNWTLPDDFTPAEVSVATRQIEQELMQRPRLSLPDGAVPEIGHIKHRDGWTYTMALRILREPGVPRPPAPEGALFTCEKDIVLPDHAVMRVQLQKSAKDGRRIADGEPLTFQTANTAKGFVLRWHAYKPTLPNGGPNYLLDFVDPNTGAIFHRIEGGFPPGTDLSSPDVVPLPDTRKNIQFTDPGITTHLRLLRASMRAAPGAVVSAWWDVYLEVAYLSPKDKPVPQFQLPEL
- a CDS encoding sulfite exporter TauE/SafE family protein, giving the protein MMTTLEILVLSAAGCTAGAINAIAGGGTLVTFPVLLMFGTPPVLANATSTVGLVIGTAGSIVSFRGHLKAIRHWLAWFIPVGVLGAGIGSWLLTQTSDDQFSKLVPFLVLFATVLFFLQGFLRKPHATSRRNTLWFSLALQLPVAIYGAFFGAGIGILMLASFGFMGMTNIHEMNALKNLLGSLINVVAAVWFIAAGMVNWPQALALTGGALVGYYFGAHYSQRIEPRRVRHLITAIGLVISIVMFWRQFA